In Kitasatospora gansuensis, a genomic segment contains:
- a CDS encoding helix-turn-helix domain-containing protein, translating into MTTSIARVDRTTRRRSERTAREIRLRGIREGSPRAEVVDRILVALPEVHPLEAHRWSHGWDRAELSTRIDLEYVTDGLHPPALSDTEICRWEHGQRRPSEERIDYLCRVYETRPDRLGYGRDYSGAMLGHLEQAGLADLFPLTNVESKADLISRIRGARSRIDMFGLTRNFYGSDEMLPLFIAKAREIPVRIYIMDPHCDSRRDRYRLEPTEAAMEEPTRYEREVLRPLAEAATAAKVDLRIYLYNFPCSFAMERFDDTIRVMLYGHGKRGTDGPILTWTSGTEYHEYFAGQLDWVARLGEADVIPEPWRSKGVRVWRYQHDSPS; encoded by the coding sequence GTGACTACGTCAATCGCCCGCGTGGACCGCACCACCCGCCGCCGATCCGAGCGCACCGCCAGGGAGATCAGGCTCCGAGGCATCCGCGAAGGCTCGCCCCGTGCCGAGGTAGTGGACCGGATCCTCGTCGCGCTCCCCGAGGTACACCCCCTCGAAGCCCACCGGTGGTCACACGGCTGGGACCGCGCCGAACTGTCGACCCGCATCGACCTGGAGTACGTCACCGACGGCCTGCACCCTCCGGCCTTGTCGGACACCGAGATCTGCCGCTGGGAGCACGGCCAGCGTCGGCCGTCCGAGGAGCGCATCGACTACCTGTGCCGCGTGTACGAGACGCGGCCCGACCGGCTCGGCTACGGCCGGGACTACAGTGGCGCCATGCTGGGACACCTGGAACAGGCCGGGCTCGCCGACCTCTTCCCGCTCACCAACGTCGAGTCGAAGGCTGACCTGATCTCGCGGATACGGGGCGCCAGGTCAAGGATCGACATGTTCGGTCTGACGAGGAACTTCTACGGCAGCGACGAGATGCTGCCACTGTTCATCGCCAAGGCCCGCGAGATCCCCGTGCGGATCTACATCATGGATCCGCACTGCGATTCCCGCCGGGACCGGTACCGTCTGGAGCCGACCGAGGCAGCGATGGAAGAGCCGACCCGGTACGAGCGGGAGGTGCTCCGTCCGCTGGCCGAGGCGGCAACGGCTGCCAAGGTCGACCTACGGATCTACCTGTACAACTTCCCGTGCAGCTTCGCGATGGAGCGCTTCGACGACACGATCCGCGTGATGCTCTACGGACACGGTAAGCGCGGCACCGACGGCCCGATCCTGACCTGGACCAGCGGGACCGAGTACCACGAGTACTTCGCCGGCCAACTCGACTGGGTGGCCCGCCTCGGCGAGGCCGACGTGATCCCGGAGCCGTGGCGGTCCAAGGGGGTCAGGGTCTGGCGGTACCAGCACGACTCTCCCAGTTGA